One window from the genome of Epinephelus fuscoguttatus linkage group LG3, E.fuscoguttatus.final_Chr_v1 encodes:
- the pik3r5 gene encoding phosphoinositide 3-kinase regulatory subunit 5: MQHTSCTEDRIQHALDRCLDGLRRSPTAAHHWNVLMCSAGQSMNRWSLEELVKRDPENFLILLQQIIRKTREVQEQCQYELVAPLAIMFSSTLLQTPYCPPDTELLEEAVEVFRCFLTWPEPYCSVCKNLLSTLQQEIKAPGISYQRLVREEQGLNTSSQCSKTMTVLLMNPCEVPADFLSVAEQLSHIHHSQKETYITLIKHAFQSTLGTKYPLHSIHKVLQEKTVSELEELFSAVSDVLETAAAMSDALKGRDHVIQGLEQLRKSMRIPASNGRKSDGMLQTLPMPTAKCYMFHWEKDNFDVLNTLLEHDPDGQAEEEEDVDIYYEEEGVAEIDAELEEEEEDKEEDEHGVELPSMSMIRNGYSANHRASTFSTISSLSTASKDSMFSTLSVASESYAPSLFSVTSAGDSDYFEDSDDYICSSPVADKCSPKSINKASVRLSQHLYRLFIKPKSPRSLSRAKSLGNTESKDLLMVREKRSNSLPQQVKLRSPEPFLQPLSQTLRHVCFRRRPILSSDEDSKNTTLRVVVFGADHVAGKVARAYNSLRRKESACPRLSRAFKLQFYFVPVKRDSAAGPGSLRSPSPVVQSSPKGASVLNDLHLASTGDSTNDIAHLLGMLDPWYERNTLSLLKLPANVVCQQTSKTESESYDSSYEKRLPILADLVLYYCRYAVRPALIQLYQAELTLACGERRTEVFVHSLELGHTAGTRAIKAMGAASKRFGIDGDREAVPLMLEVVYNRVVISGRSQWKRETKVCTSVNLTKACKNPEELDSKMECLQLTMTEVLKRQNCKSKKGYNQQLSVTEVKVDKVQVSGAGNTTFAVCLDQDEKKVLQSVTRCDISVCYKPDSSTDWRLRKIPTSAQIQPLNPTFCSLLCLPILTFSGALP; the protein is encoded by the exons TGCTAATGTGCTCGGCGGGCCAGTCAATGAACCGCTGGAGCCTGGAAGAGCTGGTGAAGAGGGACCCTGAGAACTTCCTCATCCTATTACAACAGATCATCAGGAAGACCCGAGAG GTTCAGGAGCAGTGTCAGTATGAGCTGGTGGCTCCCCTCGCTATCATGTTCTCCTCCACATTGCTTCAG ACGCCATACTGTCCtccagacacagagctgctggaggAAGCTGTTGAGGTGTTTCGCTGCTTCCTCACCTGGCCAGAGCCTTACTGCAGTGTGTGTAAAAACCTCCTCTCCACACTACAGCAGGAGATCAAGGCCCCAG GGATTTCCTATCAGAGACTGGTGAGAGAAGAACAGGGCCTTAACACCTCCAGCCAGTGCTCCAAGACCAT GACTGTACTGCTGATGAACCCATGTGAGGTGCCCGCTGACTTTCTCTCAGTGGCTGAGCAGCTCAGTCACATTCACCACTCGCAGAAAGAGACCTACATCACCCTGATCAAACATGCCTTCCAGTCCACACTAGGCACCAAGTACCCTCTACATAGCATCCATAAAGTCCTGCAG GAAAAAACGGTTAGTGAATTGGAGGAGCTCTTCTCTGCTGTAAGTGATGTCTTAGAGACGGCTGCTGCCATGAGTGATGCTCTGAAGGGCCGCGATCATGTGATTCAGGGACTTGAGCAATTAAGGAAGAGCATGAGAATTCCAGCATCCAACGGAAGAAAGTCTGATG GAATGCTACAAACTCTGCCCATGCCTACAGCCAAGTGTTACATGTTTCACTGGgaaaaggataactttg ATGTTCTGAACACCCTTTTGGAGCATGACCCTGATGGGCaagctgaggaggaagaggatgtaGACATTTATTATGAGGAGGAGGGTGTAGCAGAGATTGATGCAGAattagaggaggaggaagaagacaaagaagaggATGAACACGGAGTAGAATTGCCTTCAATGTCTATGATCCGTAATGGCTACAGTGCCAACCATCGTGCCTCCACcttctccaccatctcctccctGTCCACTGCCTCCAAAGACTCCATGTTCTCCACCTTGTCCGTAGCCTCAGAGTCCTACGCTCCGTCCCTCTTCTCCGTGACTTCTGCTGGTGACAGTGACTACTTTGAAGATTCAGATGACTATATCTGCTCCTCTCCTGTTGCTGATAAATGTTCACCAAAATCTATCAACAAAGCATCAGTTCGGCTCAGCCAGCACTTGTATCGGCTCTTCATCAAACCCAAGAGCCCTCGGTCACTGTCACGAGCCAAAAGCTTAGGAAACACGGAATCAAAAGACCTTTTAATGGTGCGAGAGAAGCGCTCCAACTCTCTACCACAGCAAGTCAAGTTACGCAGTCCTGAGCCCTTCCTCCAGCCATTAAGTCAAACTCTCAGACATGTCTGCTTCCGAAGGAGGCCCATTCTCAGCAGCGATGAGGACAGTAAGAATACTACGCTGAGGGTGGTGGTGTTTGGTGCTGATCATGTAGCGGGGAAGGTGGCCCGAGCCTACAACagcctgaggaggaaggagagtgCGTGCCCGCGTCTCAGTAGGGCCTTCAAACTTCAGTTCTACTTTGTGCCTGTGAAGAGAGACTCAGCAGCAGGGCCAGGAAGTCTGAGGTCTCCCAGTCCTGTGGTTCAAAGTTCTCCAAAGGGAGCATCGGTGCTTAat GATCTTCACCTCGCGAGCACAGGGGACAGCACTAACGATATTGCCCACCTCCTGGGTATGTTGGACCCTTGGTACGAAAGAAACACCCTTAGTCTGCTTAAGTTACCCGCCAACGTCGTCTGCCAG CAAACCTCAAAGACGGAGTCAGAGTCATATGATAGTTCTTATGAGAAACGTCTTCCCATCCTGGCTGACTTGGTCCTGTACTACTGCCGCTATGCTGTCCGGCCTGCTCTGATCCAGCTCTATCAGGCTGAG TTGACATTAGCTTGTGGAGAGAGGAGGACCGAAGTGTTCGTCCACTCCCTAGAGTTGGGTCACACTGCTGGAACGCGAGCCATCAAGGCTATGG GTGCTGCCAGTAAACGGTTTGGTATTGACGGTGACCGAGAAGCAGTGCCTCTCATGTTGGAAGTGGTGTACAACAGG GTGGTGATTAGTGGGAGAAGTCAATGGAAAAGAGAAACCAAAGTCTGTACTTCAGTGAACTTGACAAAAGCATGCAAGAATCCCGAGGAACTAG ACTCAAAGATGGAGTGTCTGCAGCTCACGATGACTGAGGTCCTGAAGAGACAGAACTGTAAAAGCAAGAAGGGCTACAACCAG CAGCTGAGTGTGACAGAGGTAAAGGTGGACAAGGTGCAGGTCAGTGGTGCTGGAAACACAACCTTTGCTGTATGTCTGGACCAGGATGAGAAAAAAGTACTGCAGAGCGTCACCag ATGTGACATATCAGTGTGCTATAAACCTGACAGCTCCACTGACTGGAGGTTAAGAAAAATTCCGACCTCAGCCCAAATCCAGCCTCTCAACCCCACCTTCTGCTCCCTCCTCTGCCTGCCCATCCTCACTTTTAGTGGGGCTCTTCCCTGA